GCACGATGAACCGCTGCCCGCGCGCCCCGTCGCCGAGCAGCACGTCGAACACCTGCCCCAGCGGGATCGGGTAGTCGCCGCGGGCCACGCCCACCGCGCCCGCCAGCACCACCAGCGCCAGCCCGACGACCACCACGGCGAACGGCCGCCACCGCAGCGGCCCGGACACCGGCCCCAGCCGGAAACCCGCGCTCACAGCCGCACCAGCTTCCGCCGCCGCACCAGCGCGATGAAGAACGGCGCGCCGACCAGCGCCAGCACCACCCCGACCTCCAGCTCACCCGGCCTGGCCACCACCCGGCCGACGACGTCGGCGACCAGCAGCACGATCGCGCCGATCACCCCGGCGAACGGCAGCAGCCACCGGTGGTCCGGCCCGGTCAACGCCCGCGCCGCGTGCGGCACGACCAGCCCGAGGAACCCGATCGGCCCGCACACCGCCACCGCGCCGCCCACCAGCAACGTCGTCGCCACCACCCCGACGACCCTGGTCAGCGCCACCCGCCGGCCGAGCGACCTGGCCACGTCGTCACCGAGCGACAGCGCGTTCAGCCCGGTCGCGTTGGCCGCCGCCAGCACCAGCCCGAGCAGCAGGAACGGCAGCACCTGCCACAGCAGCGCGAGGTCGCGCCCGGCGAGCCCGCCGACCTGCCAGAACCGGAACGCGTCCAGGCTCTGCCGGTCGAGCAGCACCAGCGCGGACACCAGCCCCTGCATCAGCGCGCTGACCGCCGCGCCGGCGAGCGCCAGCGTCACCGGCGTGGGCCCGGACCGCCCCGACCCGAGCAGGAACACCACCACGCTGGCCACGAGCGCGCCGGCGAACGCGAACCACACGTACCCGTAGAGGCTGCTCACGCCCAGCGTGAAGATCGACAGCACGACGGCGAACGCCGCGCCCTGGGTGACGCCGAGGATGCCCGGGTCGGCCAGCGGGTTGCGGGTGTGGCCCTGCATCAGCGCGCCGCCGACGCCCAGCGCGACGCCGACCGCGATGCCGAGCAGCGTGCGCGGCACCCGCAGCTCGCGGACGACGAGGTCGTTCTCCGCGCCGGTCGGCGCGGTCAGCGCGTGCCAGACGTCGGCGATCGGGATGTCCTTCGCGCCGATGGCCACGCTGGCGAGCGCTACCAGGGCGAGGAGCCCGACGAGCAGGGCCAGCCGGGCGCTGCGGAGGGCCAAGGCGCTGCTCCTCCCACGGCGACCCGACATCTGGTGAGGTGAGCCTAACCGAACACGGTGTGGTCCCCACCGGGCACGGAGCGTGCCGCCGAACGGTCGAACCGGAGATCACCCGGCGCGTCCGCGAAATGGATCTTCGACCACCCCTGGAAGGTGGCGAAAAACAACCAAGGGGCGCCGGAGGAATCCGGCGCCCCTTCGTCGATCGACGTAATTGCCGTGGTCTGCGCCACGTCAATGACTTCGTCAGCCCTGCTGGTGGTAAGCCTCCAGCACCTCGGCCGGGATGCGCCCGCGATCGGAGACCTTCATCCCCTGCTTGCGCGCCCACTCCCGAATGGCCTGGTTCTGCTCACGATCCGCCGAAGCGGGACGAGCCGCCTTCACACCGGCCGGACGACCCGGACCGCGCTTGCGGCCACCCGCCTTGCGGGCACTGGCGACGAAGTCGGCGAGAGCGTCGCGGAGCTTGCCCGCATTGCCCGCGGAAAGGTCGATCTCGTAGGACACACCGTCCAATCCGAAGCCGACCGTCTCCTCCGCCTTCCCACCGTCCAGGTCATCGACCAGGGTCACGGTGACCTTCTGCGCCATGCGTATCCTCCTGGACTCGAATGCGCGGTGTTGCTCCCCGACCGCGACCTAAAGCATTGGCGAGTGCAGGTTAGCGCACAACTGCTGGAATGCGCCGCCCGGAGTCCGAGAAGTTACTCATTCCGGGCGCACGAGGGGGAACAGGATCGTCTCCCGGATACCGAGACCGGTGAGCGCCATCAGCAGCCGGTCGATGCCCATTCCGACACCGCCGCTCGGTGGCATTCCGTACTCCAGTGATCGCAGAAAGTCTTCGTCGACCGGCATGGCCTCGACGTCACCGGTCGCGCCAAGGCGGGCCTGGGCTTCCAGCCTCTCCCGCTCCACCACCGGGTCCACCAGTTCCGAGTATCCCGTGGCCAACTCGAAACCGCGCACGTACAGGTCCCACTTTTCGGCCACACCCGGCCGGCTGCGGTGCTGACGGGTGAGCGGCGAGGTCTCCACCGGGAAATCGCGGACAAACGTGGGCGCGTGCAGGGCGTCACCGACCAGGTGCTCCCACAGCTCCTCGACCAGCTTGCCGTGCCCGAGCTTCGGGTCCGGCTCCAGGCCGTGCTTGTCGGCGAGCGCTCGCAGCCGCTCCGAAGAAGTTTCGGGCGTGACTTCTTCACCGGCCGCGTCGGACAACGACTCGTACATGCTCAACGTCGTCCACTCGCCGCCGAGGTCGTACTCGGAACCGTCGGCCAACGTCACCACGTGCGAACCCGCGACCGCCAGCGCGGCTTCCTGGATCAGCTCCCGGGTCAGCACGGCGTTGGTGTCGTAGGTGGCGTACGCCTCGTAGTACTCCAGCATCGAGAACTCGGGCGAATGGGACGAGTCCATGCCCTCGTTGCGGAAGTTGCGGTTGATCTCGAAGACCTTCTCGATACCGCCGACCACGCACCGCTTCAGGTACAGCTCCGGCGCGATCCGCAGGAACAGGTCGATGTCGAGCGCGTTCGAGCGGGTGACGAACGGCCGGGCGGAGGCGCCGCCCTGCAACGTCTGCAACATCGGCGTCTCGACTTCGACGAAACCGCGCCGGTGGAACGACTCCCGCAACGAGCGCACCACCGCGGCCCGGTTGCGGACCGTGTTCCTGGCCTGCTCGCGCAGGATCAGATCCACGTACCGCTGCCGAATGCGGGTTTCCTCGGCGAGTTCCTTGTGCGCGACCGGCAGCGGCCGCAGCGCCTTCGCCGCGATCGCCCACGCGTCGGCCATCACGGAGAGTTCACCGCGCCGGGACGTGATGACCTCGCCGTGCACGAATACGTGGTCGCCCAAGTCGACGTCGGACTTCCAATCGGCGAGCGCCCGCTCGCCGACGCCGTTCAGGCTCAGCATGGCCTGGAGTTCGGTGCCGTCGCCCTCGCGCAGCGTGGCGAAGCACAGCTTGCCGGTGTTGCGGATGAACATGACGCGGCCGGTCACCCCGACCACTTCGCCGGTCGACGTGTCCGGCTCCAACCCCTGATGAGCGTCGCGCACCTCTCGCAGGGTGTGCGTGCGCGGGACTTCGACCGGATAGGGATCGACGCCGCGTTCCAGCAGTCGCGCCCGCTTCTCCCGGCGCACCCTCAGCTGCTCGGGGAGATCGTCGTCGCTGGTCGCGGAACCGGTCGCTGGCTGCTCACTCACACGACGCAGGGTACGGAAAGACCACTCGGGAAATCGAACCGGATCTCACTAGGCTCGGTGCGGTGACGGGAGACGACTTGCGGGCCCTGCGCGCGAACTCCTTCGGCGCGCACGCCTCCGCCTACCAGGAACACCGGCCGGGCTACCCGGCCGAGGCCATCCGGTGGTCGCTCGAACCGCTGGGCGACGGCCCGCGCGACGTGCTGGACCTGGCCGCCGGCACCGGCAAGCTGACCGGCGGCCTGCTCGCCGAGGGCCACCACGTGACGGCCGTGGAGCCGAACGAGGGGATGCTGTCGGAACTGGTGCGCCACCACGGCCCGGCACGCGCGCTGCCCGGCAGCGCGGAGCGGATCCCGCTGCCGGGCGGCACGGTGGACGCGGTCGTGGTCGGGCAGGCGTTCCACTGGTTCGACGCGGACCGGGCGATGGCGGAGATCGCCAGGGTGCTGCGGCCGGGCGGCGTGCTCGCCGCGCTGTGGAACGACTTCGACGAGTCGGTGCCATGGGTGGCGGAGTTCATCGAGGTCGCCCGGGGCAGCGTGGCCGTGCCCGACGTGCGGACCGACCCGGTGCCGGAGCACGAGCTGTTCTCCGACGCCGAGAACCGCGTCTTCAAGCACGTGCACCGGCGCACCGCCGAGTCCGCGGTGGCGACCATCAACACGCACTCGCACCTGCTGGTGATCCCGGCCGAGGAGCGGGACGCGCTGAACGAGCGCGTCCTCGGCTTCCTCAAGTCGCGCCCCGAGACCGCCGAGGGCGAGTTCGGGTTCCCGCTGACCACCTACGTGAAGCGCTGCCGGCGCGTCGCCTGACCGTCAGGCCCGGTTGCGCTCGAACACCAGGCGCAGGCCGAGCAGGGTCAGGTCCGGGACGTGCGACTGGATGGTGGCCGACTCGGACACCACCAGCGGCGCGAGGCCGCCGGTCGCGATCACCGCGACCGGGCCCGGCTCGCTGAGCTGCAGCTCGTCCACGATCCGGCGGACCAGGCCGTCCACCTGGCCGACGAACCCGTAGACGATGCCGGACTGCAGGCACTCCACGGTGTTCTTGCCGATCACCGACCGCGGCCGCACCAGCTCGACCTTGCGCAGCTGCGCGGCGCGCGCCGCCAGCGCGTCCACCGAGATCTCGATGCCCGGCGCCAGCGCGCCGCCGAGGAACTCGCCCTTGGCGGAGATCACGTCGAGGTTCGTGGACGTGCCGAAGTCGACCACCACGCACGCCGTGCTGTGCAGGTGGTGCGCCGCCAGCGTGTTGATCACCCGGTCGGAGCCGACCTCCTTGGGGTTGTCCACCAGCAGCGGCACGCCGGTCCGCACGCCCGGCTCCACCAGCACCTTCGGCACCGCCGAGTAGTACCGGCCGAGCATCACCCGCAGCTCGCGCAGCACCGCGGGCACGGTGGACAGCGCCGAGATGCCGGTGATCTCGTCGGCGTACTCGCCGAGCAGGCCGCGCATGGTCAGCGCCAGCTCGTCGGCGGTCATCCGGGCGTCGGTGCGCATCCGCCAGTCCCGGACCAGCGCGGCGGAGTCGCCCGTGCCGTCGTAGAGGCCGAGCACGATGTTGGTGTTGCCGACGTCGATGGCGAGCAGCACTGCGTGGTCCCCCTACTAGTCCTCGGCCTGGATCAACGCGTCCAGCGCCGCCGCGTCCTCGGTCTCCGCCGGCGCCGCTTCCGGCGCGGACGTCGACCCGTTCACCAGCCCCGAGCCCTCCGGGGCGTGGGCCGGGTCCGCGCCGAGCTCGACGACCTTGTTGCCGGCGTCGACGAAGACCACCTTCGGTTCGTACACCCGCGCCTCGGCGTCGTCCATCTGCCCGTAGGCGATGAGGATCACCAGGTCGCCCGGCTTGACCAGGTGCGCCGCCGCGCCGTTGATGCCGATCACGCCGGTGCCCCGGTCGCCGGGGATGACGTAGGTCTCCAACCGGGCGCCGTTGGTGACGTCCACGATCGCGACCTGCTCGCCGGCCAGCAGGTCGGCGGCCTCCATCAGGTCCTCGTCCACCGTGACCGAGCCGACGTAGTGCAGGTCGGCCTGGGTGACGGTGGCCCGGTGGATCTTCGACTTGAGCATGGTGCGGAACATGGCGGTCCCCTTACTCGTCACCGGCGCCGAGCAGCACGGCGGCGTTGTCGATCAGTCGGGTGGAGCCGACGCGGGCGGCCACCAGCAGACGGGCGTCGCCGTTCTCCGGGGCCGGGCCCAGGTCGGGCGCCCGCAGCTCCAGGTAGTCGAGGTCGACGCCGGGCGCGGCGGCGAGGACGTCCCGCGCGGCCCCGAGCACGGCGTCCGCACCCTGGCCGCTGACGTACGCGCCCGCCACCAGGGCGGCGGACAGCGCGGTCGCGGCGGCGCGCTCCTCGTCGGACAGGTAGCGGTTGCGCGAGGACAGCGCCAGGCCGTCCGGCTCGCGCACGGTCGGCACGCCGACCACGTCCAGCGGGAAGTTCAGGTCGCGCGCCATCCGGTGGATCAGGGTGAGCTGCTGGTAGTCCTTCTCGCCGAACACCGCGTAGGTGGGCTGGACGACGTTGAACAGCTTGGCGACCACGGACAGCACGCCGGCGAAGTGGCCGGGCCTGGTCCGGCCCTCCAGCTCGTCGCCGAGCGGGCCGGGGTGCACGGTGACCGTGCTGCCGGGCAGGTACATGTCGTCCACCGACGGCGCGAACACCAGGCCGACCCGCTCCTCGCGGCAGGTGTCCACATCGGAGTCGAAGCTGCGCGGGTAGCGGTCGAAGTCCTCGTCCGGCCCGAACTGGGTCGGGTTCACGAAGATCGAGACGACGACCACGGTGTTCTGCATGACCTGCGCCTCGCGGATCAGCTTGCGGTGGCCCTCGTGCAGCGCGCCCATGGTCGGCACCAGGGCGATGTTGCGGCCCGCCGCCTTCAACGCCCTGGTGACGCGGCGCAGCCGGTCCGGGTCGCGGTGCACCGTCACGTCGCCGGGCGTGTAGTCGTCCTTGGTGAGCGGCTTGGTCATGCCTGTCCCTCTAGGGTGGTGCGGACTTCGGACGCGAGTTCGGGCTTGAGGAGCCCGGCGGCCCGGGCGCGCGCCGCGGTGCGCAGCGCGAGGACCCGGTACGCGGGCAGGGTGTCGCTGTCGGCCAGCACCGCCAGGTGCTTGGCCACGGTGCCGGCGTCGCCGCGCGCGACGGGACCGGTCAGGGCGCGGTCGCCGTGCCGCAGGGCGTTGTCCAGGGCGGCGGACAGCAGCGGGCCGAGCATCCGCTCGGCGTCGCCGATGCCCGCGTCGCGCAGCAGGTCCGCGCAGTCGGCGACCAGCGTGATCAGGTGGTTCGCGCCGTGCGCGAGGGCGGCGTGGTAGAGCGGGCGGGCGGCCTCGGGCACCCGCACCGGTTCGGCGGACATCTCCACCACCAGCGCCTCGCCTACGCTCCAGGCGATCTCGTCGCCGTCGGCCGCGGTGATGCCGACCGAGCAGGCGTTCAGCCGCTGCACGTCCTCCGGGCGGCCGGTGAACGTCATGACGGGGTGCAGCGCCACGCACAGCGCGCCCAGCTCGGCGGCGGGCCGCAGCACCTCGACGCCCTGGGCGCCGCTGGTGTGCACGACGATCTGCCCGGCGCGCAGCGAACCGGTGGCGACCAGGCCGCGGACCAGGCCCGGCAGCTCGTCGTCCGGCACGGCCAGCAGCACCAGGTCGGCGGCGGCGGCGACGTCCGGCGGCGGCAGCACGGGCACGTCCGGCAGCAGTTCCTCGGCGCGGCGCAGCGAGTCGCGGGAGACGGCGGCGACGGCGCTCACGACGTGTCCGGCCCGGGACAGCGCGGCGCCGAGCACCGAACCCACCCGGCCGGCCGAGACCACTCCCACGGCCAACCGCGCGGGGCGGGGGGTCGCGTCCATGCGACGTACTCCTTCAGAGCGGCGTTCCAGGCCCGATGCTCGGGTACCGGACGACGGCCGCGAGCGTAATCCGGTGCGTTGTGGCAGACCGTCAACTGCGACGAACGCCACCCGCGGCCTTCAGCGCGCCCGGCGCCTCGACGGCGGCCTGACGTGCGGCGACGAGGGCGGCGAGCAGCTTCGCGTGACGTTCCTCCGCACCGGGGCCCGCGGTGCCGTTGGCCATCCGGTGGCGCAGGAACGCCAGTTCGGTGGCGGCCACCTGGTAGCCCGCGACCGCCTTGGCCGCCTGGTCGCCGACCTTGCGCTTGACCGTGCGGCGCCACCGGCTGCGGCCCTGCAGGCTCGCCAGCAGGGTGACCTCGCTGGAGGCGATCCACTTGTTGGCGGCCATGGCGGGCAGCTGCCCGGCGACGATCCGCTGCTCGCGGCGGCGCTGCCAGACCACCATCAGCGCCATGCCCGCGAAGATCGGCACCATGATCAGGAAGTACAGGTTGATGAACGTCGAGCCGGTGCCGACCGTGGTGGAGAAGTTCCACAGCGAGTGCAGGCCGGCCGCGCCGAGGTAGCCGAGGACCGGCGCCACGACCCGCAGCCCGCGGTTCGCGGTCATGGCCGCGATGCCGATCCCGATGCCGGTCATCGACGTGAACAGCGGGTGCGCGAACGGCGAGAGCACGCCGCGCAGGATGAACAGCGCGATCACGCCGCTGCTCAGGTCGCCGAAGCCGCTGTCGGAGAAGACGCGGGCGAAGTACCAGATGTTCTCGGTGAACGCGAAGCCGGCGGCCGTCACGCCCGCGTAGACCACGCCGTCCACCACGCCGTCGAACTCCTGCCTGCGGCGCAGGAACAGGAACACGATGAACGCCGCCTTCGCGGCCTCCTCGGTGATCGGCGCGCCGATCACGGCGGCGAACGTGCTGCCGTCGCCGCCGTTGATCAGCTGGCCGAGCACGTGCGCGGTCTGGTTGAACACCAGGGAGGTGACCGTCGCGCCGCACGCGCCCCAGGCGAAGGCGAAGAGCAGGATCCTCGCCGGTTCCGGCTCCCAGCGGTCGATCCACAGGTAGGCGCCGATCACCGCGAGGACCGGCAGCAGCGCGGCCAGCGCGCCCACCAGGATCGGCAGCAGGCCGGTCCGGCTCGTGCCGAGCCCGAAGAGGACCAGTCCGCACACGCCCAGCGCGATCAGGCCGAAGACCGGGAGCAGGACCGTCCAGCGGTGCTGGTCGACGCGCTTGCGGGCGGGAGTGGTCACGGAGGGGAACTCTAAAGGGACACTTGACCGATGGTTGACCCGGAAGCCCTGTGGCGTGAGGCGTTGTACGGGCCGTCGGGCTTCTTCACCCGCGGCGAGGTGCCCGCCGACCACTTCCGCACCGCGCCGCTGGTCGGTCCTGAGCTGGCCGAAGCGCTGCTCGTGCTGCTCGATCGGGTGGACTTCGCCCTCGGCCGGCCCGCGCGGCTGGACTTCGTGGACGTCGGGGCGGGCGGTGGGGAGCTGTCGGCGGCGGTGCGGTCGCTGGCGCCGGGGTCGTCGGGGCCGGGGTCGCTGGGGGCGCGGCTGGTGGTGACGGCGGTGGACGTCGGGCCGGCGCGGTCGGTGGCGGGGGTGCGGTGGCGGTCGGACCTGCCGTCGTCGGTGTGCGGGCTGCTGGTGGGGCACGAGTGGCTGGACGCGGTGCCTTGCCCGGTGGTCACGGGGCCGTTGTCCGATCCTTGGTTGGATCGGTGGTGGCCGGTGCGGGAGGGGGAGAGGGCGGAGATCGGCTCGCCGCGGGACGCGGCTTGGGCGGACGCGGTGGCGCGGGTGGTGCGCGGGGCGGCGTTGGCGGTGGACTACGGGCACGTGCGGGCGGACCGGGTCGCGGGGCGGTACGCGGCGGGGACGTTCGCGGCCTACCGGGGTGGGCGGCGGGTGGAGCCGGTGTTCGACGGGAGCTGCGACCTGACCGCGCACGTGGCGCTGGACGCGTGCGCCGAGGCGGTTGGTGGCGAGTGGGTGCTGGTGTCGCAGCGGGACGCGCTGGGTGCGCTGGGGTTGGACGGGAGGGTGAACCCGGCGGCCGGGCCTGGCAGGTCGAGCGGGCCGAGTCCGGCGGCCGGGGTTCGGGGCGGGACAGAGGTGATCGGGGCTCGGGGCGGGACAGAGATGGTCGGGGTTCGGGGTGGGGCGGAGGCGGGATCGGGGGTGCGGTTGAGCCCGGCGGGCGGGGCGGCGTGGCTGGTGGCGGCGGAGAGGGCTTCACGGGTGGCGGAGTTGCGGGCGGAGGGCGGGTTGGGGTCGTTCGGGTGGTTGCTGCACGGGGTCGGCGTGCCCGTGTCGTCCCTGCTCCCGCCCCTGCCGCCCTGGCGGCCGTGAGCCCTACAGCGACCAGGGCGGGGTGATCCGCCGGTCCCCCACCGACCCGGTGATCCCGACCGACGTGGCGACCAGCACCCTGGCCGGTCCGCCGACCAGCTGGAACTCCACGCCCGGCGGCACCACGACGGTGTCACCGGCGGTCGCCTCCACGTCGTTGACGGTCACCCGACCCGCCACCACGTGGAACACCTCCTCCTTGTCGACCTGGTGCCGCTCGCTCACCGCCCCCGCCGGCACCTCGACGGTCCACAGGGCGATCTGCGTGCTGCCACCCCGGGACGGGGTGGCGTGCGGGTGGAACACGAAGCCGTGGCGCTCGAACATCCTTCTCCAAACTAGTCAACTTGGTTGTCTAGTTGCAGACTAGGCGACCGTGGAACCCGTGTCGATGCTGTTGGCCAGGACGTTCCGCGCGATGACCGACCGGTTCCACGACCGGCTGGCCGAGCGCGACCTCGAACCGCTGCGCCCCGCGCACGGCTTCGTCTTCCGCTACCTCGCCGCCCAGCCCTCCGCCACCGCCGTCGACCTCGCCGCGCACCTGGGCGTCTCCAAGCAGGCCGCGACCAGGACCGTCGCCGAGCTGGTCGACTGGGGCTACGTCCACCGCACCCCGCACCCGACCGACCGCCGCGCGCACTCCCTGCGGCTGACCGGCAAGGGCCGCTCCTACCTCCGCTTCGCCGACGAGCTGTGGGCCGAGCTGGAGCAGGAGTTCGCCGACCTCGTCGGCGCCGAGCGGCTGGCCGCCCTGCGCGAGGGCATGGAGACCTACCTGGCCGGCGCCGAGGGCGGCATCCGCCCGGTCTGGTGACCCCGACGGCCGAAGACCGCCGGCGACGTCGCGCGTCCCGCACCAGGGTCGAGCGCATGAGAATCCACGCCCTGCCGGCCGACGTCCTCGACCGCGCCCGCCGACTCGCCGGCACGGACGAGCACCACGAGCTGCACCCCGACTCCCCCGGCGCGCCGCTGCGCTGCTGCCTGCGCAAAGCCGCTCCGGGCGAGCCGGTCGTCCTGTTCCGCCACACCCCCACCGCGGGCGTCGGCCCGTACGAGGAGGTGGGTCCGGTGTTCGCGCACGCCGAGCCGTGCGAGGGGCCGGCGAGCACGGCGGAGTTCCCGGAGGCGTTCCGCCACGCGCCCAGGACGCTGCGCGCCTACACCGCCGACGGCCGCATCCGCGGCGGCGAGGTCGCGCGGCCGGCCGACCTCGCCGACCGCGTCACCGCGCTGCTGGACGACCCCGAGGTGGCCGAGGTCCAGGTGCGCAGCGCCTCCCACGGCTGCTTCCTGTTCGCCATCACCGCCGACCGGCCCTGACCGGGCACGACGGCGCGACCGTGCGACGATGGCCGGGTGGAGATCACCGTTGGCGTCGGTGCGGGCGCGCGGCACCTCGGGGTCGACCGGGTGGTCGACCTCGGCCCCCTGCACCCGTCGGCGCACGGCGCGTACCGGCTGCGGCTCACCGTCCGCGACGACGAGGTGATCACCGCCGCCGAACCGCTGGTCGGGCACCTGCACCGGGGCGCGGAGAAGCTGTTCGAGGTCCGCGACTACCGGCAGGTGCTCACCCTCGCCAACCGGCACGACTGGCTCGCCGCGTTCTGCAACGAGCTGGCCGTCGCCCTGGCCGTCGAGCGGATGACCGGCATGGACGTCCCGGCCCGCGCCCAGGCGCTGCGCGTGCTGCTGTGCGAGCTGAACCGGATCATGGCGCACCTGGTGTTCCTCGCGCCGCTCACCGGCGCCCGCGACCGGGACGCCGTGCAGGCCGTGCTGGAGGAGGCGTCCGGCGGTCGCATCCACTTCATGTTCAACCGGATCGGCGGCCTGCGCGAGGACGTCCCCGCCGGCTGGACCGACCGGGTGCGCGACGTCCTGTCCACTGTGGACCCCGGTGTGGCGCCGGAGGCGTTGGCGGGCATCGGGGTGCTGACCCGGGACGCCGCGCTCGCGTTCGGCGTCACCGGTCCGATCGGGCGGGCGTCCGGAGTGGACTTCGACCTGCGCCGCGACGACCCGCTGCCCGGCTACCGGGACCTGGACGTCCGGCCCGTGGTGCGGACCGAGGGCGACGCCCTGGCCCGCGTCCGCTGCATGGTGGACGAGGTCCACCGGTCCGTCGCCCTCGCCCGCCAGTGCCTGGACCGGCTGCCGGGCGGTCCGGTGAACCTGCGGCTGCCCAAGGCGATCAAGGCGCCGGAGGGCTCGGTCTACACGTGGGTCGAGGCCCCGCTGGGCACGTCCGGCGTCCACCTGTCGTCACGGGGCGAGAAGACGCCGTGGCGGCTGAAGCTGCGCACGCCGTCGTTCAACAACGTCCAGGCGCTGTCCGCCCTGCTGCCCGGCACGGCGGTGGCCGACCTGCCCGCCGTGCTCGGGTCGTTCGCCGTGGTCGTCGGCGACATCGACAAGTAGGGCTAGTCGTCGCGGCGGCGACGGCGGCGCGGTGAGTCCGCCCCGCCGAACGCGGCGAGCAGTTCGCTGACCGACTTGCCGTCCGCGTGCGCCCCGGCCGGTTCGACCGGCTCCGGCGCGCTGCGCCTGCCGGCCGGCTTGGCGCCGTCCTCCCACGAGTCCCAGTGCTCCTCGGCCCGACGACGACCGCCCGACTCGCCCGCCGGCTCGACCACCGCCGCCTCGGCCGCCCGACGACGACCCTCGGACGACGCCGCGCCGGCGGCCCCGGGGCTCGACGCGACGGCGGCGTCGGCCGCCCGCCCACCGGTCGGCTCCGGCTTGCCCGCCACGGGGCGGTGCCCACCGGCGGGTTCGGCCGCCCGGCGCGACCCGCCGACGTCCTCGCCACCCGTCCGGCGCACCGGCTCCGCCGGCCGCCCGACCACCGGTTCCGGCCGCACGACCACCGGCACGTGCTCACCGGTCAACTCGGCCCGTGCCGCGGGCCGACGCGCTTCGACCGGGCGGTGCTCGCCCGTCAACTCGGCCCGTGCCGCGGGTCGACGGGCCTGGTCGGCGACCGGCTCGGCCCGCACCACCGGGCGGTGCTCACCGGTCAACTCGGCC
This genomic window from Saccharothrix sp. HUAS TT1 contains:
- a CDS encoding NADH-quinone oxidoreductase subunit D — translated: MEITVGVGAGARHLGVDRVVDLGPLHPSAHGAYRLRLTVRDDEVITAAEPLVGHLHRGAEKLFEVRDYRQVLTLANRHDWLAAFCNELAVALAVERMTGMDVPARAQALRVLLCELNRIMAHLVFLAPLTGARDRDAVQAVLEEASGGRIHFMFNRIGGLREDVPAGWTDRVRDVLSTVDPGVAPEALAGIGVLTRDAALAFGVTGPIGRASGVDFDLRRDDPLPGYRDLDVRPVVRTEGDALARVRCMVDEVHRSVALARQCLDRLPGGPVNLRLPKAIKAPEGSVYTWVEAPLGTSGVHLSSRGEKTPWRLKLRTPSFNNVQALSALLPGTAVADLPAVLGSFAVVVGDIDK
- a CDS encoding SAM-dependent methyltransferase, translating into MVDPEALWREALYGPSGFFTRGEVPADHFRTAPLVGPELAEALLVLLDRVDFALGRPARLDFVDVGAGGGELSAAVRSLAPGSSGPGSLGARLVVTAVDVGPARSVAGVRWRSDLPSSVCGLLVGHEWLDAVPCPVVTGPLSDPWLDRWWPVREGERAEIGSPRDAAWADAVARVVRGAALAVDYGHVRADRVAGRYAAGTFAAYRGGRRVEPVFDGSCDLTAHVALDACAEAVGGEWVLVSQRDALGALGLDGRVNPAAGPGRSSGPSPAAGVRGGTEVIGARGGTEMVGVRGGAEAGSGVRLSPAGGAAWLVAAERASRVAELRAEGGLGSFGWLLHGVGVPVSSLLPPLPPWRP
- a CDS encoding MarR family winged helix-turn-helix transcriptional regulator — its product is MLLARTFRAMTDRFHDRLAERDLEPLRPAHGFVFRYLAAQPSATAVDLAAHLGVSKQAATRTVAELVDWGYVHRTPHPTDRRAHSLRLTGKGRSYLRFADELWAELEQEFADLVGAERLAALREGMETYLAGAEGGIRPVW
- a CDS encoding cupin domain-containing protein is translated as MFERHGFVFHPHATPSRGGSTQIALWTVEVPAGAVSERHQVDKEEVFHVVAGRVTVNDVEATAGDTVVVPPGVEFQLVGGPARVLVATSVGITGSVGDRRITPPWSL
- a CDS encoding DUF1203 domain-containing protein, whose translation is MRIHALPADVLDRARRLAGTDEHHELHPDSPGAPLRCCLRKAAPGEPVVLFRHTPTAGVGPYEEVGPVFAHAEPCEGPASTAEFPEAFRHAPRTLRAYTADGRIRGGEVARPADLADRVTALLDDPEVAEVQVRSASHGCFLFAITADRP